One part of the Clostridium thermosuccinogenes genome encodes these proteins:
- a CDS encoding type II glyceraldehyde-3-phosphate dehydrogenase, whose product MVKVGVAGYGVIGQRLADGVALQKDMELVGVADIAPTLAVRALKEKGMPYKFYNSLPENQKLLEDAGIPVSGTLEDLVQQVDIMLDATSAGIGAKNKEIYAKYNKKAIFQGGEKNSVADVFFHGYANYEKGVGKQFLKLTSCNTTGLIRAVDCLDRVVGIEKVAITIIRRVADPGDYHRGLTNALQIDKAPNHQAVDLMTIMPHINATGILVHTPVTHGHIITVVATPKKKISKDEVLKAFNSHDRIRVVRIADGFLGNASLFRYARDLGNPRGDMYEIAIWEESIVESGNDIMFAINIPQESVVIPETMDAIRAAMEMQTNGAEGVAITNKYLGMGKWK is encoded by the coding sequence ATGGTAAAGGTTGGAGTGGCCGGATATGGTGTAATAGGCCAAAGATTAGCTGATGGAGTAGCTCTGCAAAAGGATATGGAGTTAGTTGGTGTGGCAGACATAGCACCAACCCTTGCTGTAAGAGCATTAAAGGAAAAGGGGATGCCTTACAAATTCTACAACTCTCTGCCGGAAAACCAAAAGCTTCTTGAGGATGCAGGAATCCCGGTTTCAGGAACACTGGAAGACCTGGTACAGCAGGTTGACATTATGCTGGATGCAACCAGTGCCGGGATTGGTGCAAAAAATAAGGAAATCTACGCTAAATACAATAAGAAAGCTATTTTCCAGGGAGGAGAGAAAAACAGCGTAGCGGATGTATTCTTCCATGGGTATGCTAACTATGAAAAAGGTGTAGGAAAGCAATTTCTCAAGCTGACTTCCTGCAATACCACCGGCTTGATCCGGGCGGTTGACTGTCTTGACAGAGTTGTTGGAATAGAAAAAGTTGCCATCACGATAATCAGGCGTGTCGCAGACCCCGGAGACTACCATAGGGGACTTACAAATGCACTTCAGATAGACAAGGCTCCTAACCACCAGGCAGTGGATCTGATGACCATAATGCCTCATATCAATGCTACGGGAATACTGGTACATACACCGGTGACCCATGGACACATTATTACTGTTGTAGCAACACCAAAGAAAAAAATCTCAAAAGATGAGGTGCTCAAGGCCTTCAATTCCCATGACAGAATAAGGGTTGTCAGGATAGCCGACGGTTTCCTTGGAAATGCATCCTTGTTCAGATATGCAAGGGACCTTGGAAATCCGAGGGGAGATATGTATGAGATAGCTATCTGGGAGGAATCAATAGTAGAATCCGGCAATGATATCATGTTTGCAATAAATATACCACAGGAATCGGTTGTTATACCGGAAACCATGGATGCTATCAGGGCAGCTATGGAAATGCAGACTAACGGGGCGGAAGGTGTCGCCATCACAAATAAATATCTGGGGATGGGAAAATGGAAGTAA
- a CDS encoding phosphoglycerate kinase, translated as MEVKTDIGMKSMRDFNYSGKTVLLRVDINSPLDPVTKRIVNTNRIDMSLPTIKYILDQNAKLAIIAHQGDTLDYQNLIPMEEHAQILSQKLGREIKYIDDVAGPAAKQAVKDLKPGEAILLGNLRYLTEEISTFEDAVKLKPEEMLNTYLVRNLAPLMDFYVNDAFAAAHRNAPSMVAFQEILPTAAGDLMVKEITALTRVMECPEKPSIFVLGGAKISDAFGMMKQVLMNGTADKILACGVTGITMLMAKGYSVGAANEKFIKDRSLDVFIKPAMEYLRDYPEKIVYPVDLAYEKDGQRVEVDIEDLPVNELTMDIGKKTIEMFKAEISKAGTIFVNGPAGVYENKLFETGTREIWSAIADSKGYSVIGGGDTVSAAQRFIDTSKINYVCTAGGAMVRFLSGKQLPLIEAMRKAARKDV; from the coding sequence ATGGAAGTAAAAACAGATATCGGAATGAAATCCATGCGCGATTTCAATTATAGCGGAAAAACAGTGTTGCTGAGGGTGGATATAAATTCACCCTTGGACCCTGTGACAAAGAGGATTGTCAACACCAACAGAATTGACATGAGTCTTCCAACCATAAAATATATTCTGGATCAGAATGCCAAGCTTGCGATAATTGCTCATCAGGGTGACACTTTGGATTACCAGAACCTGATACCAATGGAAGAACATGCACAGATCCTTAGCCAAAAGCTGGGAAGAGAGATAAAGTACATTGATGATGTTGCCGGTCCGGCAGCAAAGCAGGCGGTAAAAGATTTAAAGCCCGGAGAGGCTATACTACTGGGTAATCTAAGATATCTTACAGAAGAAATATCCACCTTTGAGGATGCGGTAAAATTAAAACCGGAAGAAATGCTAAATACATATCTTGTACGCAATCTAGCCCCATTGATGGATTTCTATGTAAATGATGCTTTTGCTGCAGCTCACAGAAATGCTCCCTCCATGGTTGCTTTCCAGGAGATATTGCCAACAGCGGCAGGAGATCTCATGGTGAAAGAGATAACTGCCCTCACCAGGGTTATGGAATGTCCGGAAAAGCCATCCATTTTCGTACTGGGTGGAGCAAAAATATCCGATGCTTTTGGTATGATGAAGCAGGTTTTAATGAACGGAACTGCCGATAAGATTTTGGCATGCGGCGTTACCGGTATTACGATGCTCATGGCTAAAGGTTATTCTGTAGGCGCTGCCAATGAAAAATTCATAAAGGACAGGTCCCTGGATGTTTTCATAAAGCCGGCTATGGAGTATTTAAGGGATTATCCTGAAAAAATCGTTTACCCGGTGGATCTTGCTTACGAAAAAGACGGACAGAGGGTCGAGGTCGATATTGAGGATCTCCCTGTGAACGAACTTACTATGGATATAGGAAAAAAGACAATAGAAATGTTTAAAGCAGAAATATCCAAGGCAGGCACCATCTTTGTGAACGGTCCGGCCGGAGTATACGAGAACAAGCTTTTTGAAACGGGAACCCGGGAGATATGGAGTGCCATCGCCGATTCAAAAGGCTACTCTGTGATAGGCGGGGGAGATACCGTAAGCGCAGCCCAAAGGTTTATTGATACGAGCAAAATAAACTATGTATGTACTGCCGGGGGAGCGATGGTAAGGTTTTTGTCGGGCAAGCAGCTTCCATTAATTGAAGCTATGAGAAAAGCAGCAAGAAAGGATGTTTAA
- a CDS encoding transketolase, which translates to MLSKQEIKELEILALKIRIETIREIGTLGFGHLGGAMSIVETLAVLYGKVMNVDPKNPRWEDRDWLVCSKGHAGPAVYAALAIKGYFPMEELKTLNKPGTRLPSHCDRNLTVGIDMTTGSLGQGASTAAGIALGNRLSGRDSKTYLILGDGEIQEGQVWEMASFAAHRKLDNLIAFVDNNKKQLDGYTKDINDPRDIRAKFESFGWYAQDADGKCVASIYEAIERARNTKGKPSVIVLDTIKGQGCSFAENLLFNHHIEISESQMKEAIEELEKKLEKVVSL; encoded by the coding sequence ATGTTAAGCAAACAGGAGATAAAAGAACTGGAAATATTGGCACTAAAAATAAGGATAGAAACCATCCGGGAAATAGGCACACTGGGCTTTGGGCATCTTGGCGGTGCGATGTCCATTGTTGAGACTCTGGCAGTGTTATATGGCAAGGTTATGAATGTAGATCCCAAAAATCCCCGTTGGGAGGACAGGGATTGGTTAGTCTGCTCTAAAGGGCATGCAGGGCCGGCAGTATATGCCGCCCTGGCCATTAAAGGCTACTTCCCTATGGAAGAATTGAAAACCTTGAACAAACCAGGGACCCGTTTACCGAGCCATTGCGACAGAAACCTGACCGTTGGTATAGATATGACTACCGGATCTTTGGGACAGGGTGCATCCACAGCGGCAGGTATAGCACTGGGAAACCGTTTGAGCGGTAGGGACAGCAAAACATACCTCATATTGGGAGACGGTGAAATCCAGGAAGGCCAGGTTTGGGAAATGGCTTCCTTTGCAGCTCACCGGAAGCTGGACAACCTGATAGCCTTCGTCGACAATAACAAAAAGCAGCTGGATGGTTACACAAAGGACATCAACGACCCGAGGGACATCAGGGCGAAATTTGAAAGCTTCGGATGGTATGCCCAGGATGCGGATGGCAAGTGTGTAGCCAGCATATACGAAGCTATAGAGCGAGCCAGGAATACAAAGGGAAAGCCTTCGGTTATTGTTCTGGACACGATAAAAGGACAGGGATGCAGTTTTGCAGAGAATCTTCTGTTCAACCACCATATAGAAATCAGTGAAAGTCAAATGAAAGAAGCGATTGAGGAGCTGGAGAAAAAACTGGAGAAGGTGGTGAGCTTATGA
- a CDS encoding transketolase family protein: MKAIIAANKVKESIEMRKAYCDALMELAAKDDRIVALDADLMNSMGMMPFLKAFPDRAIDVGIQEANMIGVAAGLSATGKVPFAHSFGPFASRRCYDQIFLSCGYAKLNVKIIGSDPGITAAFNGGTHMPFEDMGILRNVPGITIMEPTDSMMLKDIIRQVADIYGVFYIRLLRKNALGIYEEGSTFEIGKGIQLRDGKDVTIFAMGYMVGESLKAADMLEKEGISARVVDMFTLKPIDVEMIVKCARETGAVVTAENHSIINGLGSAVAEVLAENCPTPMERIGSRDRFGQVGPVDYLAKEYNMTPEDIAEKCRKVITRKQGGC; the protein is encoded by the coding sequence ATGAAGGCAATTATCGCAGCAAACAAGGTAAAAGAGAGTATTGAAATGAGAAAAGCTTACTGTGACGCATTGATGGAGCTGGCCGCAAAGGATGACAGGATTGTGGCGCTGGATGCGGATTTGATGAATTCCATGGGAATGATGCCGTTTTTGAAAGCATTTCCGGACAGAGCCATCGATGTTGGAATACAGGAAGCCAATATGATAGGGGTGGCAGCAGGTCTTTCAGCCACCGGAAAGGTGCCTTTTGCTCATAGTTTCGGACCTTTTGCTTCCAGAAGATGCTATGATCAGATATTTCTTTCATGTGGTTATGCCAAGCTCAATGTCAAAATAATCGGAAGCGACCCGGGGATTACCGCTGCGTTCAATGGAGGAACCCACATGCCTTTTGAAGATATGGGAATCCTTCGCAATGTACCGGGAATAACCATCATGGAGCCTACCGACTCAATGATGCTAAAGGACATTATACGGCAGGTGGCCGATATATACGGTGTCTTCTACATAAGGCTTTTAAGGAAAAATGCCCTGGGCATATATGAAGAAGGCTCAACTTTTGAAATAGGAAAGGGAATACAGTTAAGAGACGGTAAAGATGTAACCATATTTGCCATGGGCTACATGGTAGGTGAATCCCTTAAGGCGGCTGATATGCTGGAAAAAGAGGGGATTTCTGCCAGGGTGGTGGATATGTTTACCCTAAAGCCCATAGATGTGGAAATGATAGTAAAATGCGCCCGGGAGACCGGAGCGGTTGTTACTGCAGAGAACCACAGCATAATAAATGGCTTGGGTTCTGCTGTAGCTGAAGTCCTGGCGGAGAATTGCCCGACTCCCATGGAAAGGATAGGTTCAAGGGACAGGTTTGGCCAGGTGGGTCCGGTCGATTATCTCGCCAAAGAGTATAACATGACTCCGGAAGATATTGCTGAAAAATGCAGGAAAGTGATTACAAGAAAACAGGGAGGGTGTTGA
- a CDS encoding 5-deoxy-glucuronate isomerase, with translation MIHIRPDREFSIGYNPITTIDEKEDNTMMDFGILLMSKGMVETSSEGKERAYLLLKGEVVLNWEGNKVTVRRDSFFDENPWCLHVPKDVEVSIECLRDGTEIAITKTYNDKIFTPKLYTKEECRSELRGEGTMGETSTRIVRTIFDITNSGDSNLVLGEVINFPGRWSSYPPHHHPQPEIYFYRFNPENGYGFAQLGEDVVMVKNNDTIKILNDASHPQVTAPGYAMFYIWAIRHLDGNPYIIPTFEPEHLWVTDKNAKFWPDSK, from the coding sequence TTGATTCATATAAGGCCTGATAGGGAGTTTTCGATAGGATATAATCCAATAACAACAATTGATGAAAAAGAAGACAACACAATGATGGACTTTGGCATATTGCTCATGAGCAAGGGTATGGTGGAAACCAGTTCAGAAGGCAAGGAAAGAGCTTATCTGCTTCTCAAAGGCGAGGTCGTGCTCAACTGGGAAGGAAACAAAGTCACGGTAAGAAGAGATTCGTTCTTTGATGAAAACCCCTGGTGTCTTCATGTGCCCAAGGATGTGGAGGTAAGCATTGAATGCCTCAGGGATGGTACTGAAATTGCGATAACAAAGACATATAACGATAAAATCTTTACGCCGAAGCTATATACGAAGGAGGAATGCAGGAGCGAACTCCGGGGTGAAGGCACGATGGGAGAAACATCTACCCGAATAGTGAGGACAATATTTGATATAACAAATTCCGGTGATTCGAACCTTGTCCTGGGGGAAGTAATAAATTTCCCGGGAAGATGGTCCAGCTACCCACCTCATCATCATCCCCAGCCAGAGATTTATTTTTATAGATTCAATCCCGAAAATGGATATGGTTTTGCTCAACTGGGCGAAGATGTTGTCATGGTAAAGAACAACGATACCATCAAGATTCTCAACGATGCCAGCCATCCCCAGGTGACCGCACCGGGCTATGCGATGTTCTATATATGGGCTATTCGCCATTTGGACGGCAATCCTTATATAATACCCACATTTGAGCCGGAACACCTCTGGGTGACCGACAAGAATGCGAAATTCTGGCCTGACAGCAAATAG